In one window of Sandaracinaceae bacterium DNA:
- a CDS encoding glycosyl transferase family 28, whose protein sequence is MKLLLTVGAQMPFDRLVDAMDGWAGLHPEASVRAQIGPSALCPTHLRAQPFLDPEHFERACDEADAIVGHAGTGTLFAALERGKPVLVLPRRADLRETRNDHQLATARRFALRPGVLVAWEARELPAQLERLAVLLRAAPVVPVPAQTDGPLFDALRAFIDTGALPTARP, encoded by the coding sequence ATGAAGCTGCTGCTGACGGTGGGCGCCCAGATGCCGTTCGACCGCTTGGTGGATGCCATGGACGGGTGGGCTGGGTTGCACCCCGAGGCGAGTGTCAGGGCGCAGATCGGGCCGAGCGCGCTGTGTCCCACGCACCTGCGCGCGCAGCCCTTCCTCGACCCCGAGCACTTCGAGCGCGCCTGCGACGAGGCCGATGCCATCGTGGGCCACGCCGGGACCGGCACGCTCTTCGCCGCGCTCGAGCGGGGCAAGCCCGTGTTGGTGCTGCCGCGCCGCGCCGACCTGCGCGAGACCCGCAACGATCACCAGCTGGCGACCGCACGCCGCTTTGCGCTCCGACCCGGGGTGCTGGTGGCCTGGGAAGCGCGCGAGCTCCCCGCGCAGCTCGAGCGCCTCGCCGTCCTCTTGCGCGCCGCGCCCGTGGTGCCCGTGCCGGCCCAGACCGATGGTCCGCTCTTCGACGCGCTGCGCGCCTTCATCGACACCGGGGCGCTCCCGACGGCGCGACCGTGA
- a CDS encoding UDP-N-acetylglucosamine--LPS N-acetylglucosamine transferase yields the protein MPGRRQKVLAISSGGGHFVELLRLRPALEGHFVVFVTVDERYRAHVGNAPLRVVPDTTRWDRVGMLRCASAVLRVLVSERPDVVVSTGALPGFFGVVLGRALGARTIWVDSLANVEELSMSGQKVGRFANLWLTQWPELARPGGPLFAGSVLG from the coding sequence ATGCCCGGGCGGCGACAGAAGGTGTTGGCCATCAGCTCCGGGGGCGGTCACTTCGTGGAGCTGCTGCGTTTGCGGCCGGCCTTGGAAGGACACTTCGTGGTGTTCGTGACCGTGGACGAGCGCTACCGGGCGCACGTGGGCAACGCGCCCTTGCGGGTCGTTCCCGACACCACGCGCTGGGACCGCGTGGGGATGTTGCGCTGTGCGTCGGCGGTGCTGCGGGTGCTGGTGTCCGAGCGCCCTGACGTAGTGGTCAGCACTGGCGCGCTGCCGGGTTTCTTCGGCGTGGTGCTGGGGCGCGCGCTGGGGGCGCGTACCATCTGGGTGGACAGCCTCGCCAACGTCGAGGAGCTGTCCATGAGCGGGCAGAAGGTGGGGCGCTTCGCGAACCTGTGGCTCACGCAGTGGCCCGAGCTGGCGCGCCCGGGCGGGCCGCTGTTCGCGGGGAGCGTGCTGGGATGA
- a CDS encoding LLM class flavin-dependent oxidoreductase has translation MQAQNPFRSVLMGNGTLLVQCAEALLARGNAVQTIVTENADIARWAEGRGLRVLEPAPRKTLAQRLGSEPFEWLFSIANLSIIPEDVLALPARGAINFHDGPLPRYAGLNAPVWALLNQEPTHGITFHLIEGGVDEGDIVAQRTFDVAPGETCLTLNTRCYEVAIETFAGVADALGRGELPRTKQDLSQRSYFAKAQRPAGACALDFTRSAAELVAWVRALDHGRYPNPVGTAKLVLDGGVVLVGAAQETGASALLVPGSVVAVDAGSLDVATGRGTIRLSDLRSTSGEPLTDGALTALGVSPGSSVQASDAVRAQLTELDARLAPHEPVWVRALRDSAPARLPGATSGSGAAESSAADAAPQTNAAGAASQGDTLVLETGVADPAALLAGVSALLHRLGAASRVELGHTHAGLARVAGAAHVFSGRVPLVLAVARDSSFQELAGSAADALATTARRGTFPLDLAARQPGLTLPSWPVAFDVQEHIAPNAELPVGALLAVQTDGRRAQLVFDAAQVDERTATRFAQQLDVLLQSALADGAQAVGKLPLLSEAERARLLTEWNPSATPYPSELGVHQLFEQQVDRTPDAVALVHRETQLTYAQLDQRSNRLAAHLRALGATADAPIGLYTDRSVDLVVGALGILKAGAAYLPLDPTYPADRVAFMLRDSEARLVVTQAALRADLDGTEAHLVALDACPELAQQSDARHPVDGFSSRHLAYLIYTSGSTGTPKGVMVEHQQVSNFFVGMDERIAHEPGSTWLAVTSLSFDISVLELFYTLARGFRVVLAGDEDRGLVSGGAVTRSCERSIDFSLFYFASDEGENAADKYKLLLDGARFADEHGFSAVWTPERHFHAFGGLYPNPSVVSAAIAAVTKRVRIRAGSCVSPLHHPVRIAEEWGLVDNLSGGRVDISFAAGWQPNDFLLRPQSFGRQKEQMIEDIETIGRLWRGEHVTFEGPTGPVAVRSLPRPVQPELPFMITAAGNPETFELAGRMGGGILTHLLGQSLSDVADKIRVYREAWKKAGHPGEGTVVLMLHTFIGEDDAAVKELVRGPMKDYLRSSIALIQTHAWAFPAFKAAADSTKSFADNFESLSPEDTEALLDHSFERYYETSALFGTPASARRMVEACRAVGVDEVGCLIDFGVDSATVMAHLPMLNQLRAACSDDAPSHAADDYSIAAQLVRHGVTHLQCTPSMARMLVTNDESRRALARVQHMMIGGEALPLSLAQDIRRASATTITNMYGPTETTIWSSTSAVDPEAAAITIGRPICNTQLYVLDEAHELVPPGMPGELYIGGEGVTRGYWNRPELTAERFVRDPFASAAGARMYRTGDEVQWRHDGELTFLGRVDHQVKLRGYRIELGEIEARLEAHASVTNAVVIAREDVPGDKRLVAYLLSPAPLDVPTLKAHLAETLPTFMVPAHFVRLPAYPLTPNKKVDRKALPRPEHKAEGASAERVPTTGETQKQIAEVWKRLLGLADVGARDNFFDLGGHSLLAVQAHREIREATGKTLTVTDVFRFPTIAALAEHLDGGGAANQALAKAAERAAERAAANGATPAPEGSRRVLRRR, from the coding sequence ATGCAAGCGCAAAACCCCTTTCGCAGCGTGCTCATGGGCAACGGGACGCTCCTCGTGCAGTGCGCCGAGGCGCTGCTCGCGCGTGGGAACGCGGTGCAGACCATCGTCACCGAGAACGCAGACATCGCCCGTTGGGCAGAGGGGCGTGGGCTGCGCGTGCTCGAGCCCGCCCCACGCAAGACGCTCGCGCAGCGGCTCGGGAGCGAGCCGTTCGAGTGGCTGTTCAGCATCGCGAACCTGTCCATCATTCCCGAGGACGTGCTGGCGCTGCCGGCGCGCGGCGCCATCAACTTCCACGACGGCCCGCTGCCGCGCTACGCCGGGCTCAACGCGCCGGTCTGGGCGCTGCTGAACCAAGAGCCCACGCACGGCATCACGTTCCACCTCATCGAGGGGGGCGTCGACGAAGGCGACATCGTCGCGCAGCGCACGTTCGACGTCGCGCCGGGCGAGACCTGCCTCACGCTCAACACGCGCTGCTACGAGGTGGCCATCGAGACCTTCGCGGGTGTGGCCGACGCGCTGGGCCGCGGTGAGCTCCCACGCACGAAGCAGGACCTCTCGCAGCGCAGCTACTTCGCCAAGGCGCAGCGACCCGCGGGGGCCTGCGCGCTCGACTTCACGCGCTCGGCGGCGGAGCTGGTGGCGTGGGTGCGCGCGCTCGACCACGGCCGCTACCCCAACCCCGTCGGCACGGCGAAGCTGGTGCTCGACGGTGGCGTGGTGCTCGTGGGCGCCGCGCAAGAGACGGGGGCGAGCGCGTTGCTGGTGCCGGGCAGCGTGGTGGCGGTGGACGCGGGCAGCCTCGACGTCGCGACCGGGCGTGGGACCATCCGCCTGAGCGATCTGCGCAGCACGAGCGGGGAGCCGCTGACCGACGGCGCGCTCACGGCCCTGGGGGTCTCGCCTGGGTCCAGCGTGCAGGCCAGCGACGCCGTTCGCGCCCAGCTCACCGAACTCGACGCGCGGCTCGCGCCGCACGAGCCCGTGTGGGTGCGCGCGCTGCGGGACAGCGCGCCGGCGCGCTTGCCGGGCGCGACTAGCGGGAGCGGCGCCGCCGAGTCCAGCGCTGCGGACGCCGCACCGCAGACCAACGCTGCCGGCGCTGCGTCGCAGGGGGACACGCTCGTGCTCGAGACCGGCGTGGCCGATCCCGCAGCGCTGCTCGCGGGTGTCAGCGCGCTCTTGCACCGCCTCGGGGCGGCGTCGCGCGTGGAGCTCGGTCACACCCACGCGGGGCTCGCGCGTGTGGCGGGCGCGGCGCACGTCTTCAGCGGCCGCGTGCCGCTCGTGCTCGCTGTCGCGCGCGACAGCTCGTTTCAAGAGCTCGCTGGGAGCGCCGCCGACGCGCTCGCGACCACGGCGCGCCGCGGGACCTTCCCGCTGGACCTCGCCGCGCGGCAGCCTGGGCTCACGCTGCCCAGTTGGCCCGTGGCGTTCGACGTGCAGGAACACATCGCGCCCAACGCCGAGCTCCCTGTCGGTGCGCTGCTCGCGGTGCAGACCGACGGCCGCCGCGCGCAGCTGGTGTTCGACGCGGCGCAGGTCGACGAGCGCACGGCGACCCGCTTCGCGCAGCAGCTGGACGTGCTCTTGCAGAGCGCGCTGGCCGACGGCGCGCAGGCGGTGGGCAAGCTGCCGCTGCTCAGCGAGGCGGAGCGCGCGCGCCTGCTGACCGAGTGGAACCCCAGCGCCACGCCGTACCCGTCCGAGCTGGGCGTGCACCAACTGTTCGAGCAGCAGGTGGACCGCACCCCCGACGCGGTGGCGCTCGTGCATCGCGAGACCCAGCTGACGTACGCGCAGCTGGACCAGCGCAGCAACCGCCTGGCCGCGCACCTGCGCGCGCTTGGCGCTACGGCGGACGCGCCCATCGGCCTGTACACCGACCGCTCGGTGGACCTCGTGGTGGGCGCGCTGGGAATCCTCAAGGCGGGCGCGGCCTATCTGCCGCTCGACCCCACGTACCCCGCCGACCGCGTCGCGTTCATGCTGCGCGACAGTGAGGCACGCCTGGTGGTCACCCAGGCCGCGCTGCGCGCCGACCTCGACGGGACCGAGGCCCACCTGGTGGCGCTAGACGCGTGCCCCGAGCTGGCGCAGCAGTCGGACGCGCGGCACCCCGTGGACGGCTTCTCGTCGCGGCACCTCGCGTACCTCATCTACACCAGCGGCTCCACCGGCACGCCCAAGGGCGTGATGGTCGAGCACCAGCAGGTGTCGAACTTCTTCGTCGGCATGGACGAGCGCATCGCGCACGAGCCCGGCAGCACGTGGCTCGCGGTCACCAGCTTGAGCTTCGACATCTCCGTGCTGGAGCTGTTCTACACGCTGGCGCGCGGCTTCCGCGTGGTGCTGGCCGGCGACGAGGACCGCGGGCTGGTGAGCGGCGGCGCCGTCACGCGCAGCTGTGAGCGCAGCATCGACTTCAGCTTGTTCTACTTCGCGTCGGACGAAGGCGAGAACGCGGCCGACAAGTACAAATTGCTGCTGGACGGCGCGCGCTTCGCCGACGAGCACGGCTTCTCGGCCGTGTGGACCCCCGAGCGCCACTTCCACGCCTTCGGCGGCCTCTACCCGAACCCGTCCGTCGTGAGCGCCGCCATCGCCGCCGTCACGAAGCGGGTGCGCATCCGCGCGGGCAGCTGCGTCAGCCCGCTGCACCACCCCGTGCGCATCGCCGAAGAGTGGGGCCTGGTGGACAACCTCTCGGGCGGGCGCGTGGACATCAGCTTCGCGGCTGGCTGGCAGCCGAACGACTTCCTCCTGCGCCCGCAATCGTTCGGTCGTCAGAAGGAGCAGATGATCGAGGACATCGAGACCATCGGGCGCCTGTGGCGCGGCGAGCACGTCACCTTCGAGGGCCCCACGGGCCCGGTGGCCGTGCGCTCGCTGCCGCGCCCGGTGCAGCCCGAGCTGCCCTTCATGATCACGGCGGCGGGCAACCCCGAGACCTTCGAGCTCGCCGGCCGCATGGGCGGAGGCATCCTCACGCACCTGCTCGGGCAGAGCCTGAGCGACGTGGCCGACAAGATCCGCGTCTACCGCGAGGCCTGGAAGAAGGCCGGGCACCCGGGCGAGGGCACGGTCGTGCTCATGCTGCACACCTTCATCGGCGAGGACGACGCGGCCGTGAAGGAGCTGGTGCGCGGTCCCATGAAGGACTACCTGCGCAGCTCGATCGCGCTCATCCAGACGCACGCGTGGGCCTTCCCTGCGTTCAAGGCGGCGGCCGACAGCACCAAGTCGTTCGCGGACAACTTCGAGAGCCTGTCGCCCGAGGACACCGAGGCGCTGCTCGACCACTCGTTCGAGCGCTACTACGAGACCAGCGCGCTGTTCGGGACGCCCGCCTCGGCGCGTCGCATGGTCGAGGCCTGTCGCGCGGTCGGCGTCGACGAGGTGGGCTGCCTGATCGACTTCGGCGTGGACTCGGCCACGGTCATGGCGCACTTGCCCATGCTGAACCAGCTGCGCGCGGCATGTAGCGACGATGCGCCCAGCCACGCCGCCGACGACTACAGCATCGCCGCGCAGCTCGTGCGGCATGGCGTGACGCACCTGCAGTGCACACCATCGATGGCCCGCATGCTGGTCACCAACGACGAGTCGCGCCGCGCCCTCGCGAGGGTGCAGCACATGATGATCGGGGGCGAGGCGCTGCCGCTCAGCCTGGCGCAGGACATCCGTCGCGCGTCGGCCACGACCATCACGAACATGTACGGCCCCACGGAGACGACCATCTGGTCCTCCACGTCGGCGGTCGACCCCGAGGCGGCGGCCATCACCATCGGCCGACCCATCTGCAACACGCAGCTCTACGTGCTGGACGAGGCGCACGAGCTGGTGCCGCCAGGCATGCCGGGTGAGCTGTACATCGGCGGCGAGGGCGTCACGCGCGGCTACTGGAACCGCCCCGAGCTCACGGCCGAGCGCTTCGTGCGCGACCCATTCGCGAGCGCCGCCGGCGCGCGCATGTACCGCACGGGTGACGAGGTGCAGTGGCGTCACGACGGCGAGCTGACGTTCCTCGGCCGCGTCGATCATCAGGTGAAGCTGCGCGGCTACCGCATCGAGCTGGGCGAGATCGAGGCGCGCCTCGAGGCGCACGCGAGCGTCACCAACGCGGTGGTCATCGCGCGCGAGGACGTGCCGGGCGACAAGCGCCTGGTGGCCTACCTGCTGAGCCCGGCACCGCTGGACGTGCCCACGCTCAAGGCGCACCTGGCCGAGACGCTGCCGACGTTCATGGTGCCGGCCCACTTCGTGCGGCTCCCGGCCTATCCGCTCACCCCCAACAAGAAGGTCGACCGCAAGGCGCTCCCGCGGCCCGAGCACAAGGCCGAGGGCGCGTCGGCCGAGCGCGTGCCCACCACCGGCGAGACGCAGAAGCAGATCGCCGAGGTTTGGAAGCGGCTGCTCGGGCTGGCCGACGTCGGCGCGCGCGACAACTTCTTCGACCTGGGCGGGCACTCGTTGCTGGCCGTGCAGGCGCACCGCGAGATCCGCGAGGCCACGGGCAAGACACTGACCGTGACCGACGTGTTCCGCTTCCCGACCATCGCCGCCCTCGCCGAGCATCTGGACGGCGGCGGCGCGGCCAACCAGGCCTTGGCCAAGGCCGCGGAGCGCGCCGCGGAGCGCGCCGCTGCCAACGGCGCCACCCCCGCACCCGAAGGTTCGCGACGCGTCTTGAGGCGCCGCTGA
- a CDS encoding SLBB domain-containing protein, whose protein sequence is MSGVVLALLTAGCGSSLPPLPTVPSAEHGFVQAPAPELTGLDEDPPQALTLMPGDVVNLQMISGTDSAVLGLTVDERGVLHVPLAGDVDVAGLSLTEGEARIEAALRPFDQTVRVTIIVAQPNGQRATVIGAVASPGRVTVVPGMRLADLLASAGGSAHGEEANMTVPLADLHGARLVRQGQVVPVSLVLAVMGDPRHNVRVRPGDHLYVPPQLEGLVSVLGEVHAARTMPYRAGLRLTLALAFAGGPTRDADHAEIIVVRGDHAAPEVYVARLDQLLDGEGADPILAPGDVVYVGATGLSKLRDVMAAIAPVVSVAATTGLGAAVVSTSR, encoded by the coding sequence ATGTCGGGAGTCGTGCTCGCTCTCCTGACCGCCGGCTGCGGCAGCTCGCTGCCCCCGCTCCCCACCGTGCCATCCGCAGAGCACGGATTTGTGCAGGCCCCCGCCCCCGAGCTCACGGGCCTCGACGAGGACCCCCCGCAGGCGCTGACGCTCATGCCCGGCGACGTGGTCAACCTCCAGATGATCAGCGGCACCGACTCCGCCGTGTTGGGGCTGACCGTGGACGAGCGCGGCGTATTGCACGTGCCCCTCGCGGGCGATGTCGACGTGGCGGGTCTGTCGCTCACCGAGGGCGAGGCGCGCATCGAGGCTGCGCTGCGGCCGTTCGATCAGACCGTGCGCGTGACCATCATCGTCGCGCAGCCCAACGGTCAGCGCGCGACGGTCATCGGCGCCGTGGCTTCGCCTGGACGCGTCACAGTGGTGCCGGGCATGCGCCTTGCGGACCTGCTGGCCTCCGCGGGGGGGAGCGCGCACGGCGAAGAGGCGAACATGACGGTGCCTCTCGCCGATCTCCACGGCGCGCGTCTCGTGCGCCAAGGGCAGGTGGTGCCCGTCAGCCTGGTGCTCGCGGTCATGGGCGACCCACGCCACAACGTGCGTGTCCGCCCAGGCGACCACCTCTACGTGCCGCCCCAGCTCGAGGGGTTGGTGAGCGTGCTCGGTGAGGTCCACGCCGCCCGCACCATGCCCTACCGCGCGGGCTTGCGGCTCACGCTGGCGCTCGCCTTTGCGGGCGGGCCCACGCGTGACGCGGACCACGCCGAGATCATCGTGGTGCGCGGCGACCACGCGGCGCCGGAGGTCTACGTGGCGCGGTTGGATCAGCTGCTGGACGGCGAGGGCGCGGACCCGATCCTGGCCCCTGGTGACGTCGTCTACGTGGGCGCCACCGGCCTCTCGAAGTTGCGGGACGTGATGGCGGCGATCGCGCCCGTCGTCAGCGTCGCGGCCACCACAGGCCTTGGCGCGGCCGTGGTGAGCACCTCGCGCTGA
- a CDS encoding undecaprenyl-phosphate glucose phosphotransferase: MIVVALWVTRGLYAPEFEPWRVHDTLEAGAAALLFLFSADACGLYQGFRGVPLVQELKRVWLAWFAVFGLLLLTAFALKESANYSRVVSMGWMLSAPVFVSVWRSLVRLALHEARRRGHSTRRVAIVGMTPLGERVARSIHQAPSLGLSLEGFYDDRGDDRREAIDAELGEFAGTFDELVARATLGDLDLVYVCLPLRAESRVHKLIAQLADTTVSVYVVPDFFVFDLLHARWTALGEIPVVSIFETPFMGTEGWLKRAEDLVLGTFAVAVAAIPMALIAIGIKLTSKGPVLFKQRRYGLHGEVIDVYKFRSMTVAEDGTNVRQATANDSRITPFGAFLRRTSLDELPQLVHVVTGSMSLVGPRPHAVAHNEAYRKHIYGYMLRHKVKPGLTGWAQVNGWRGETDTLEKMEKRIEHDLEYIRRWNLLLDIKIVFMTVFGRAVHQNAK, from the coding sequence ATGATCGTGGTCGCCCTGTGGGTCACCCGTGGGCTGTACGCTCCCGAGTTCGAGCCTTGGCGGGTTCACGACACGCTGGAGGCCGGCGCCGCCGCGCTCCTCTTCCTCTTCTCGGCCGACGCCTGCGGGCTGTACCAGGGCTTCCGCGGCGTGCCGTTGGTCCAGGAGCTGAAGCGCGTCTGGTTGGCGTGGTTCGCGGTGTTCGGCCTGTTGCTGCTCACGGCGTTCGCGCTCAAGGAGTCCGCCAACTACAGCCGTGTCGTGTCCATGGGCTGGATGCTCAGCGCCCCCGTGTTCGTGAGCGTGTGGCGCTCGCTGGTGCGCCTCGCGCTGCACGAGGCTCGGCGTCGCGGCCACAGCACGCGCCGTGTGGCCATCGTCGGCATGACCCCGCTCGGGGAGCGCGTCGCGCGCAGCATCCATCAGGCGCCCTCGCTCGGGCTGTCGCTCGAAGGCTTCTACGACGACCGCGGCGACGACCGGCGCGAGGCCATCGACGCCGAGCTGGGCGAGTTCGCGGGCACCTTCGACGAGCTGGTGGCGCGCGCCACCCTGGGCGACCTGGACCTGGTCTACGTGTGCCTGCCGCTGCGCGCCGAGTCGCGCGTGCACAAGCTGATCGCCCAGCTGGCCGACACCACCGTGAGCGTGTACGTCGTGCCCGACTTCTTCGTGTTCGACCTGTTGCACGCGCGCTGGACGGCGCTCGGCGAGATCCCGGTCGTGAGCATCTTCGAGACGCCCTTCATGGGCACCGAGGGCTGGCTCAAGCGCGCGGAGGACCTGGTGCTGGGCACGTTCGCCGTCGCCGTGGCCGCCATCCCCATGGCGCTCATCGCCATCGGCATCAAGCTCACCAGCAAGGGCCCCGTGCTGTTCAAGCAGCGCCGCTACGGGCTGCACGGTGAGGTCATCGACGTCTACAAGTTCCGCTCCATGACCGTGGCCGAAGACGGCACCAACGTGCGTCAGGCCACCGCCAACGACAGCCGCATCACGCCCTTCGGCGCGTTCCTCCGGCGCACCTCGCTGGACGAGCTGCCGCAGCTGGTGCACGTGGTCACCGGCAGCATGAGCCTGGTGGGCCCGCGCCCGCACGCCGTCGCGCACAACGAGGCGTACCGCAAGCACATCTACGGCTACATGCTGCGCCACAAGGTCAAACCGGGGCTCACCGGCTGGGCGCAGGTCAACGGCTGGCGTGGCGAGACGGACACGCTCGAGAAGATGGAGAAGCGCATCGAGCACGACCTCGAGTACATCCGGCGCTGGAACCTCTTGCTGGACATCAAGATCGTGTTCATGACGGTGTTCGGACGCGCGGTGCACCAGAACGCGAAGTGA